A DNA window from Rubripirellula tenax contains the following coding sequences:
- a CDS encoding serine/threonine-protein kinase, with product MNLDDLPANELARIDAVCLQYESDLRSGASPSIDSIVDRHGGSSAAILRRELEIVRDELTSQRPSNVTSQPFSIASPPPMTSSESALPGTGTGTVIGPYMIEGILGRGGMGVVYKATDQRLERTVAIKMLDARIATRDDLSERFQREARAVAGLSHPNIVELFDVGSFNGLPYAVMEHLDGESLDARFERSPLSIEEVRRLGSQIADALETAHAAGVVHRDLKPDNVMLVRRRVSSPSDSGIGTTPGGLPDGKNDSKSTIVKLFDFGLSRVPPSAVANDAHQTHEGTVMGTPGYMAPEQARGEGVTPAADIFSLGCVLYEAFYRRPAFDGDTKAARITASLNAAADIDPIRRRDDPDLADLIDECLQKAIADRPASAESIAHRLRSVTDSDVALASRRGVQPSPRRPLGFGSIVAVALAGVVMTLLAFATMSDWMSSKNVVRLDQIRSLAVLTFIDKSHPEWIATDTKSSDPLQPIGDKPMHQGEQLSALLVHELSRMAKVRVPRFRPMDADTPDQLRQLGKQWDVDALLSGTIETVTIGEDPFVELDLALISSATGNQIWGRKIHLQAGENFLEQSRLATEVATVVGQTLTATAAETAPPTIESFRCLIDGETRSDPDSVSGLAMALKCFKKAHEADPRFADPLAGIALTSITLAGQSSIDDTAGLVIAARTAAEDAIRRDPGSVDARLAMAMLDWQTLTRYDQAERVLHELTMVDSNHWQVQHQYGLLLLTMGRFDAAAVALREASLLNPMSLIVKVDRARAAWFAGDASRAIADAKTLIDRYGDNPMVSGLLVDIYETQSLYDAAAALQRDFPKQASWTREDYFAEREKHLASSPYGPLGEQCNRAIWQSRRESIIDDITLARWLDPMPPMMPMILARHPALSEVRKLDRAAEVLPQDEDL from the coding sequence ATGAATTTGGATGATCTACCGGCCAACGAATTGGCACGCATCGACGCGGTTTGTTTGCAATATGAATCGGATCTGCGAAGCGGCGCGTCGCCGTCGATCGATTCGATCGTCGATCGGCACGGTGGATCCAGCGCAGCTATTTTGCGGCGCGAACTGGAAATCGTGCGAGATGAATTGACTTCACAGCGCCCTTCGAACGTTACGTCGCAGCCATTCTCGATCGCGTCCCCACCACCAATGACGTCATCGGAATCCGCATTGCCTGGTACTGGTACTGGTACTGTGATCGGACCATACATGATCGAAGGCATTCTCGGTCGTGGCGGAATGGGCGTGGTCTACAAGGCGACCGATCAACGTTTGGAAAGAACCGTTGCGATCAAGATGCTGGATGCTCGCATCGCCACACGCGACGACCTGAGCGAACGGTTCCAACGCGAGGCACGCGCCGTCGCGGGACTCAGTCATCCCAACATCGTCGAATTATTTGATGTCGGATCTTTTAACGGACTTCCCTACGCGGTGATGGAGCACCTGGATGGTGAGTCGTTGGATGCCAGATTCGAGCGATCGCCTCTTTCGATCGAAGAAGTCCGTCGACTCGGTTCACAGATTGCTGATGCGCTGGAAACGGCCCACGCCGCGGGAGTCGTTCACCGCGACCTGAAACCGGACAACGTGATGTTGGTCCGGCGACGTGTGTCATCGCCGTCGGATTCGGGAATCGGTACGACACCCGGCGGACTGCCTGATGGAAAAAACGATTCAAAATCGACAATCGTCAAGCTGTTTGACTTCGGCTTGTCACGCGTGCCGCCGTCAGCGGTGGCCAACGACGCTCACCAAACGCACGAGGGCACCGTCATGGGCACGCCCGGCTACATGGCGCCCGAACAGGCTCGTGGCGAAGGCGTGACGCCGGCGGCAGACATCTTTTCGCTCGGTTGTGTCCTGTACGAAGCGTTCTATCGTCGGCCTGCGTTCGATGGTGATACGAAAGCCGCCCGCATCACTGCTTCATTGAATGCGGCGGCTGATATCGATCCTATTCGTCGACGGGACGACCCCGATTTGGCCGACTTGATCGATGAGTGTTTGCAGAAGGCGATCGCCGACCGGCCCGCGTCGGCTGAATCGATTGCGCATCGTTTACGATCAGTGACCGATTCAGATGTTGCGCTCGCATCGCGTCGTGGTGTCCAACCAAGTCCACGCCGACCGCTTGGTTTCGGATCGATCGTCGCTGTGGCATTGGCGGGCGTTGTGATGACGCTTTTGGCGTTTGCAACGATGTCGGATTGGATGTCCAGCAAGAATGTCGTTCGTTTGGACCAAATCCGCTCGTTGGCCGTGCTGACGTTTATCGACAAGTCTCATCCGGAATGGATTGCCACGGACACGAAGTCGTCCGACCCACTCCAACCCATCGGGGACAAGCCGATGCACCAGGGCGAACAATTGTCGGCATTATTGGTTCACGAATTGTCGCGGATGGCCAAGGTCCGCGTCCCTCGGTTTCGACCGATGGACGCAGATACGCCCGACCAGTTGCGGCAATTGGGCAAGCAATGGGACGTCGACGCGTTGCTTAGCGGAACGATCGAGACCGTCACCATCGGCGAAGACCCGTTCGTCGAACTGGATTTGGCGTTGATCTCGTCGGCGACGGGGAACCAAATTTGGGGCCGGAAAATTCACTTGCAGGCCGGCGAGAACTTTTTGGAACAGAGTCGTTTGGCGACTGAGGTTGCCACCGTTGTCGGACAGACGTTGACGGCAACCGCGGCGGAAACCGCGCCACCAACGATCGAGTCGTTTCGATGTTTGATCGATGGTGAAACTCGGTCGGATCCCGATAGCGTTTCGGGACTGGCGATGGCGCTTAAGTGCTTTAAAAAGGCACACGAAGCGGATCCTCGTTTTGCCGATCCACTTGCCGGAATCGCATTGACGTCGATCACCTTGGCGGGCCAGTCGTCGATCGATGACACGGCGGGTCTTGTCATTGCGGCACGCACGGCTGCGGAAGACGCGATCCGTCGCGACCCCGGTTCGGTCGATGCCCGATTGGCGATGGCGATGCTTGATTGGCAAACGCTGACTCGATACGACCAAGCCGAACGAGTGCTGCATGAATTGACGATGGTGGATTCGAATCACTGGCAGGTTCAACATCAATATGGTTTGCTGTTGTTGACGATGGGGCGTTTCGATGCGGCGGCGGTAGCACTTCGCGAAGCATCGTTGTTGAACCCGATGTCATTGATTGTGAAGGTCGATCGGGCTCGCGCCGCTTGGTTTGCCGGCGACGCGTCGCGAGCGATCGCGGATGCCAAGACGCTGATCGATCGGTACGGCGACAATCCGATGGTGTCGGGATTGCTGGTTGATATTTACGAGACTCAATCGTTGTATGATGCTGCCGCCGCATTGCAACGAGACTTTCCGAAGCAAGCGTCGTGGACCCGCGAGGATTACTTTGCCGAACGAGAGAAACATTTAGCGTCGTCACCCTATGGACCGTTGGGCGAACAATGCAATCGAGCGATTTGGCAGTCACGTCGAGAGTCGATCATCGATGACATCACGCTGGCACGTTGGCTCGATCCGATGCCGCCCATGATGCCGATGATCTTGGCGAGGCATCCGGCCCTGTCGGAAGTTCGTAAGTTGGACCGCGCCGCCGAGGTGCTGCCGCAGGACGAGGACCTTTAG
- the ygfZ gene encoding CAF17-like 4Fe-4S cluster assembly/insertion protein YgfZ has translation MNAPQIYRLSSLSIIDVGGADAAAIVHNVTTNQVKSLEVGEGRETFITDVRGKTLWHAFLYRQSDRFRLIGPSGQSQRFVEHLDRYTIREDAVPLIRDEDHFVFVVPPGGSDALGISWPESSDKGSIHSWSLSMGDVAVEAFVTRWLGESTVVVLVPSDQITRFDQWMVEQSLAVGGDDGFHRMRITVGFPWYGADMTDANLPQEADRDDQTISFTKGCYLGQETVARLDALGQVQKKLVLWTIRGAIPEVDAKLESDGKTVGRLTSIAKVDSPEADAVAIGFARRSHFEPGATAAGVTSAGDAFEASVIAT, from the coding sequence ATGAATGCACCGCAAATCTATCGTTTAAGTTCGCTGTCGATCATTGACGTCGGTGGCGCCGATGCCGCAGCGATCGTTCACAACGTGACGACCAATCAAGTTAAATCGCTCGAAGTTGGCGAAGGACGCGAGACATTCATCACGGATGTTCGCGGCAAGACACTTTGGCATGCGTTCCTGTATCGCCAATCCGATCGCTTTCGACTGATCGGTCCATCGGGCCAGTCGCAGCGTTTCGTCGAGCACCTGGATCGCTACACGATTCGTGAAGACGCAGTGCCGTTGATCCGCGACGAAGATCATTTTGTTTTTGTCGTTCCACCCGGCGGCAGTGATGCGTTGGGGATATCGTGGCCTGAATCGTCCGACAAGGGTTCCATTCATTCGTGGTCACTTTCGATGGGTGATGTCGCGGTGGAAGCGTTTGTCACCCGGTGGCTCGGTGAATCAACCGTCGTCGTGTTGGTACCGTCGGATCAAATCACACGATTCGACCAGTGGATGGTGGAACAGTCGTTGGCCGTCGGCGGCGACGATGGTTTTCATCGCATGCGAATCACCGTCGGCTTTCCGTGGTACGGCGCCGATATGACCGACGCAAACTTACCCCAAGAAGCCGATCGGGACGACCAAACGATCTCGTTCACCAAGGGGTGCTATTTGGGGCAGGAAACCGTCGCTCGATTGGATGCGCTCGGCCAAGTTCAAAAGAAATTGGTTCTTTGGACCATTCGCGGTGCGATACCCGAAGTCGATGCCAAGTTGGAATCCGACGGAAAAACGGTCGGACGTCTGACCAGCATCGCGAAGGTTGATTCACCAGAAGCGGACGCCGTGGCGATCGGATTTGCTCGGCGAAGCCATTTTGAGCCCGGCGCGACCGCCGCGGGAGTCACTTCGGCTGGCGACGCCTTCGAAGCCAGCGTTATCGCGACCTGA
- a CDS encoding ECF-type sigma factor encodes MEKSPESIAELLELVRQGDEDATTRLWESYFQQLVRVAAKRLPANLRRSGDEEDIAISAFHSFIAGVRRDQFPDLSGPENLWGLLITLTSRKSQAHLRKQTRQKRGGGRVRGESVFMDSSGDLKSGGIGGVTGGSESADIHAELAEACDGLLDQLPDEQLKQIAIMRMDGYLVDEIAVKLDLSKRAVERRLQLIRRTWSEQVQDEDQDQGQDGQDG; translated from the coding sequence ATGGAAAAATCACCCGAAAGTATCGCCGAGCTTCTCGAACTTGTACGGCAAGGCGACGAAGATGCGACAACACGCTTGTGGGAAAGCTATTTTCAACAACTCGTCCGCGTCGCCGCCAAGCGATTGCCCGCCAATTTACGGCGTAGCGGTGACGAAGAGGATATCGCAATCTCCGCCTTTCACAGCTTTATCGCAGGCGTTCGCCGCGATCAGTTCCCGGATTTGAGCGGTCCCGAGAACTTGTGGGGATTGTTGATCACGTTGACAAGCCGAAAGTCGCAAGCGCATTTGCGAAAGCAAACGCGTCAGAAACGTGGCGGCGGACGTGTGCGTGGTGAATCCGTTTTCATGGATTCCAGCGGCGATCTAAAATCGGGCGGCATCGGCGGCGTTACCGGCGGATCCGAATCGGCTGATATCCACGCCGAACTGGCCGAGGCATGCGACGGATTGTTGGATCAACTACCCGACGAGCAACTTAAACAAATCGCCATCATGCGAATGGACGGTTACTTGGTCGACGAGATCGCGGTGAAACTGGATCTCAGCAAGCGAGCCGTTGAACGTCGTTTGCAATTGATTCGTCGGACGTGGTCCGAACAGGTTCAAGACGAAGATCAAGACCAGGGCCAGGACGGACAAGACGGATGA
- a CDS encoding vWA domain-containing protein, whose amino-acid sequence MSKDSDHPTAGPPEDADENLRRLLELQLVKIRCEASAARLDAQAAEIELMMRKMRGTQPTNKSTEPRFEGPKHVIHRVDTAQSQPMSAPKRFSTWDEVHAAQQRFKSVAFRSPSPAPISLTPISPTPISPTPFTRFDSAGHAVPRPRFLDLDSGESTEAPLPEVDEDVCTERPGVEADPEPKKRFIGEETSAPLASVDLEDVQIDEDDDEAEHASKRRRPSAIVFSAVMHVVALLVLAGIGLKTHTPKDQVALSASATSASETAIENFEIETSEAVPETEVADPMASDTEFEISPIGELAVTQFSPDAAPTAPTSMASLSSSASSAASAMSMKSVSNKKMEFCGVEGGGNHFVYLVDSSGSMHEAFDSAIEALLGSIDLLTPDQRFYVIVYDKKPDYMRLSDPNVDEPRSVFATDENKQALKRWVRRVTRDLGWAPYEPVKFALEMRPDVIFLLSDGEFTQKFEDMLAEENVVTNLFGDSKPISIIHTIAYHSKVGESGMKRIAKQHGGQFRYVPKP is encoded by the coding sequence ATGTCGAAAGATTCTGATCATCCGACAGCAGGCCCGCCGGAGGATGCCGACGAGAATCTGCGCCGACTGTTGGAATTACAGTTGGTGAAGATTCGCTGCGAAGCGTCGGCAGCACGCCTGGACGCACAGGCGGCCGAAATCGAGCTGATGATGCGAAAGATGCGCGGCACGCAACCAACGAATAAGTCGACGGAACCGAGATTCGAGGGACCGAAGCACGTGATCCATCGCGTGGACACGGCCCAGTCGCAGCCGATGTCGGCGCCGAAGCGATTCAGCACTTGGGACGAAGTTCATGCTGCCCAACAGCGATTCAAGTCTGTCGCTTTTCGGTCGCCCTCCCCTGCCCCGATCTCACTTACACCGATCTCACCTACACCGATCTCACCTACACCGTTCACGCGATTCGATTCCGCCGGGCACGCAGTTCCCCGACCTCGCTTTCTGGATCTGGATTCGGGCGAGTCAACCGAAGCACCGTTGCCTGAAGTTGATGAAGATGTGTGCACCGAAAGGCCCGGCGTTGAGGCGGATCCAGAACCCAAGAAGCGGTTCATTGGCGAGGAGACTTCTGCGCCGCTGGCGTCGGTTGATCTAGAGGATGTCCAGATCGACGAGGATGATGACGAAGCCGAGCATGCATCCAAACGTCGTCGACCAAGTGCGATCGTCTTCAGCGCCGTGATGCACGTCGTCGCATTGTTGGTCTTAGCCGGTATCGGATTGAAAACGCATACGCCCAAAGATCAAGTCGCGTTGTCAGCTTCCGCGACATCGGCAAGCGAAACGGCGATCGAAAACTTCGAAATCGAAACCAGCGAAGCGGTGCCCGAGACGGAAGTCGCCGATCCGATGGCAAGCGATACGGAGTTCGAAATCAGTCCCATCGGCGAACTTGCCGTGACTCAGTTTTCGCCCGATGCCGCACCGACGGCGCCCACGTCCATGGCATCATTGTCGAGTTCGGCATCCAGCGCGGCGTCGGCGATGTCGATGAAGTCGGTGTCGAACAAGAAGATGGAATTTTGTGGCGTCGAAGGCGGCGGCAATCACTTTGTCTATCTGGTCGATAGTTCCGGCAGCATGCACGAAGCGTTCGATTCGGCGATCGAGGCACTTTTGGGTTCGATCGATTTGTTAACACCGGACCAGCGTTTCTATGTCATCGTCTACGACAAAAAGCCCGACTACATGCGGTTGAGTGACCCCAACGTCGACGAACCACGCAGTGTCTTTGCAACCGACGAAAACAAACAGGCGCTCAAGCGATGGGTCCGCCGCGTGACTCGCGACCTCGGTTGGGCGCCCTATGAACCGGTAAAGTTCGCGCTCGAAATGCGGCCCGATGTGATCTTTCTGCTTTCCGATGGCGAGTTCACCCAGAAATTCGAAGACATGTTGGCGGAAGAAAACGTCGTCACGAATCTGTTCGGCGACAGCAAGCCGATCAGCATCATTCACACGATTGCCTACCACAGCAAAGTCGGCGAGAGCGGCATGAAACGGATCGCCAAACAACATGGCGGCCAATTCCGTTACGTCCCCAAGCCTTAG
- a CDS encoding DUF1501 domain-containing protein — protein MMNPERLSTIGRSLLDRRGFLGQSGMAMGAIGLSQLLAQDNLLGSDSAGGPIRPNIDDKKPYAPRKPHFEMPAKQVLVIYCPGAVSHVDTFDYKPDLYKLDGQKPPGMPEVTFEGPTGNIAKPFWDFKPRGETGKMVSDLLPHLAEIVDDFSFIHSLSTQTSAHPQGENFMNTGFTMEGFPSFGAWVTYALGCETEELPAFVAINDPRGLARSGKNNFGSGFLPAAFQGTDFTAANPPANLGRPDAYGPAADRASVSLLQRLNAKHLQHFPGDADLAARIASYELAGRMQVSVPDVMDIANEPAHVHEAYGTGTGTELKKAYANNCILARRLLEKGVRVVQLFNGSDPAGGNGITNWDSHSDIKKTHAMQAEIMDQPTAALIADLKQRGMLEHTLVVWCTEFGRMPFLQANGTGRDHNPDAFTCFMTGAGVKKGFSYGESDEFGFKAAVNETSVYDFNATLLHLMGLDHERLTYYHNGLERRLTNVHGHVVKDILS, from the coding sequence ATGATGAACCCTGAACGACTTTCGACCATCGGACGATCACTCTTAGATCGTCGCGGTTTCCTGGGTCAGTCCGGCATGGCAATGGGCGCGATCGGGTTGTCACAGTTGCTGGCCCAAGACAACTTGTTGGGATCGGACAGCGCTGGTGGACCGATTCGCCCCAACATTGATGACAAGAAACCTTACGCACCGCGTAAACCGCACTTCGAGATGCCGGCGAAGCAGGTCTTGGTGATCTATTGCCCAGGTGCGGTCAGCCACGTGGATACGTTCGACTACAAACCGGACCTCTACAAGCTGGACGGGCAAAAGCCACCGGGCATGCCCGAAGTTACATTCGAAGGCCCCACCGGCAACATCGCGAAACCGTTTTGGGATTTCAAGCCGCGCGGCGAAACGGGCAAGATGGTTTCAGACCTGTTGCCGCACTTGGCCGAAATCGTCGACGACTTCTCGTTTATCCATTCGCTGTCGACTCAAACCAGTGCTCACCCCCAGGGCGAGAACTTCATGAACACGGGCTTCACGATGGAAGGGTTCCCGTCGTTTGGTGCGTGGGTGACGTACGCGTTGGGATGCGAGACCGAAGAATTGCCGGCGTTCGTGGCCATCAACGATCCTCGTGGATTGGCACGTAGCGGTAAGAACAATTTCGGCAGCGGATTTCTTCCCGCGGCCTTCCAGGGCACCGACTTCACCGCCGCCAATCCACCCGCCAACCTGGGACGGCCCGACGCCTACGGCCCGGCCGCCGACAGGGCAAGCGTGTCGTTGCTGCAACGACTCAACGCCAAACACCTGCAACACTTTCCCGGCGACGCTGACTTGGCCGCGAGAATTGCCAGTTACGAACTTGCCGGTCGGATGCAAGTATCCGTGCCCGACGTGATGGACATCGCCAACGAACCGGCGCACGTTCACGAAGCGTATGGAACCGGTACGGGAACAGAACTCAAGAAAGCCTACGCAAACAATTGCATCCTGGCCCGACGACTGTTGGAAAAGGGTGTGCGTGTCGTACAGTTGTTCAACGGCAGCGACCCGGCCGGCGGAAACGGCATTACCAATTGGGACTCGCATAGCGACATCAAGAAGACGCACGCGATGCAGGCCGAGATCATGGATCAACCGACCGCTGCACTGATCGCCGACTTAAAACAACGCGGCATGCTGGAGCACACGCTGGTGGTGTGGTGCACCGAGTTTGGTCGCATGCCATTCTTGCAAGCCAACGGAACCGGCCGCGACCACAACCCCGATGCATTCACTTGCTTTATGACGGGTGCGGGAGTCAAGAAAGGATTCAGCTACGGCGAAAGCGACGAGTTCGGTTTCAAGGCCGCCGTCAACGAAACCAGCGTTTACGATTTCAACGCGACGCTACTGCACTTAATGGGGCTCGATCACGAACGGCTGACGTATTACCACAACGGCCTTGAACGCAGACTCACCAACGTTCATGGTCACGTTGTCAAAGACATCTTAAGTTGA
- a CDS encoding replication-associated recombination protein A — protein sequence MNQNRSLFADAEEDNLKNVQPLAARMRPKRLDEYVGQQHILGEGKLLRRMIDAGRLGSVIFSGPPGTGKTTLAHLLAIETGSHLRTLSAVSSGVKDVREVLAWAGDLIASGGPRPLLFIDEIHRFSKSQQDALLPDVEAGVVSLIGATTSNPYFAVNGALLSRSQLFQLEALSAEDVQGLLRRAISDPDRGLGDCNTDVDEDAIVYLAQACEGDARRALSALEIAVRSSADQTVTRDVVAESLGSRLGGYDAGGDDHYDLISAMIKSIRGSDADAGIYWLARMLEGGEDIRFLCRRLVILASEDIGNADPQALQVAVSAMQACEFIGLPEAQLTLSQTVAYLALAPKSNAATMAIGNARRDVRENKIVPVPKHLRDAHYGGAADLGHGEGYQYSHDAKGGVAAQDYLGVDRTYYEPVDRGFEAELKIRMETIRAVLRGQDLS from the coding sequence GTGAATCAGAACCGATCGTTGTTTGCCGACGCCGAAGAAGACAACTTGAAGAACGTTCAACCACTGGCGGCTCGGATGCGGCCGAAACGGCTGGACGAATACGTGGGACAGCAACACATTTTGGGCGAAGGCAAACTGCTAAGACGGATGATCGATGCTGGCCGTCTGGGCAGCGTCATTTTTTCGGGGCCACCGGGCACTGGCAAAACCACGCTGGCTCACTTGTTGGCGATCGAAACGGGAAGCCATTTGAGAACATTGAGCGCCGTTTCGAGCGGCGTGAAGGACGTTCGCGAAGTGCTTGCGTGGGCCGGCGATTTGATCGCGTCGGGCGGGCCGCGACCGCTGCTGTTCATTGACGAGATCCATCGCTTCAGCAAGAGCCAACAGGATGCATTGCTACCCGATGTCGAAGCGGGCGTGGTGTCATTGATCGGTGCGACGACCAGCAACCCGTATTTCGCCGTCAACGGCGCGCTGCTGAGCCGTAGCCAACTGTTCCAACTGGAAGCCCTATCGGCGGAGGATGTCCAGGGACTGCTTCGACGTGCGATTTCGGATCCCGATCGAGGACTGGGCGACTGCAACACCGACGTCGACGAAGACGCGATCGTTTACCTTGCCCAAGCGTGCGAAGGCGATGCGCGGCGGGCTTTGTCGGCGCTAGAGATCGCGGTGCGAAGTTCGGCGGATCAAACGGTGACTCGCGATGTGGTGGCCGAGTCGCTTGGCAGCCGATTGGGCGGTTACGATGCGGGCGGCGACGATCACTACGACTTGATCAGCGCGATGATCAAAAGCATTCGCGGCAGCGACGCCGACGCGGGCATCTACTGGTTGGCGCGGATGCTCGAAGGCGGCGAAGACATTCGATTCTTGTGTCGACGGTTGGTGATTCTGGCCAGCGAGGACATCGGCAATGCGGATCCGCAAGCGTTACAGGTCGCGGTATCAGCGATGCAAGCGTGCGAATTTATCGGATTGCCCGAAGCACAACTGACGCTAAGCCAAACAGTCGCCTACTTGGCGCTGGCGCCGAAAAGCAATGCCGCCACGATGGCGATCGGGAATGCCCGTCGCGACGTGCGAGAGAACAAGATCGTGCCGGTGCCAAAACATTTACGCGATGCACATTACGGCGGCGCGGCGGACCTGGGACACGGCGAAGGCTATCAGTATTCGCACGATGCCAAAGGCGGCGTTGCGGCACAGGACTACTTGGGCGTCGACCGAACTTACTATGAACCGGTCGATCGCGGTTTCGAAGCCGAATTGAAGATTCGAATGGAAACGATTCGCGCCGTGCTACGCGGTCAAGATCTATCCTAA
- a CDS encoding lysylphosphatidylglycerol synthase transmembrane domain-containing protein, producing MLNESNATDESEDRSSTPHAGAPVWKRAAQVVIAGIVVVGLVLAGRSSVQNWRLQTTKIEAEIASLEKAISEQPDDAAGRSMSDRVATLKTSLPSFANIRWGRVAASAVIYALGLLPSAMLLHRAVTSLGGRPKWSTAIVAQTLGHVGKYVPGKAMVIVLRGGVLARDGVQPLTATIGVFLETFLMMAVGAVVAAVATVNLELPRWISITAIVTAVLAGLPTLPPILRRVAIRVTRVSPQSSDRNIGWSLFASGWAWSLLSWLLIGASFTVLITAIPSADPLPQITSLYPIATAAISLAMVVGFASLLPGGAGVRELVLTSVLGVAIGPVHSLLVAVAARIVFMVVEAGLAAACWIWLKSHPAE from the coding sequence GTGCTGAATGAATCAAACGCAACGGACGAAAGTGAGGATCGATCATCCACGCCACATGCGGGTGCGCCGGTTTGGAAACGCGCCGCGCAAGTTGTTATCGCTGGTATTGTCGTCGTCGGTTTGGTGTTGGCGGGACGATCGTCGGTGCAGAACTGGCGTTTGCAAACGACGAAGATCGAAGCAGAAATCGCGTCGCTCGAGAAGGCGATCTCGGAACAACCAGATGACGCGGCGGGCCGATCGATGTCGGACCGTGTGGCGACGCTGAAGACTTCACTTCCCAGTTTCGCGAATATTCGCTGGGGGCGAGTTGCCGCGTCGGCGGTGATCTACGCGTTGGGATTGCTGCCGTCGGCGATGCTGTTGCACCGCGCGGTCACGTCGTTGGGCGGTCGGCCGAAGTGGTCGACGGCGATCGTTGCCCAAACGCTTGGCCACGTCGGAAAATATGTTCCTGGCAAAGCCATGGTGATCGTGCTTCGTGGCGGAGTGTTGGCCCGCGATGGCGTCCAGCCTTTGACTGCGACGATCGGCGTTTTTTTGGAAACATTCTTGATGATGGCTGTCGGCGCCGTCGTCGCCGCCGTCGCGACGGTGAATCTGGAACTGCCACGTTGGATTTCGATCACTGCCATCGTGACGGCGGTGTTGGCCGGATTACCGACGCTGCCGCCGATCCTGCGACGGGTCGCGATACGCGTCACTCGTGTCTCACCACAATCGTCGGATCGCAACATCGGTTGGAGCCTGTTCGCGTCCGGTTGGGCTTGGTCGTTGTTGTCTTGGCTGTTGATCGGCGCGTCGTTCACGGTGCTGATCACGGCGATTCCGTCGGCTGATCCATTGCCGCAGATCACGTCGCTGTATCCGATCGCAACCGCTGCGATCTCACTAGCGATGGTGGTCGGCTTTGCATCGCTGTTGCCCGGTGGGGCGGGCGTACGCGAATTGGTGCTGACGTCGGTTTTGGGGGTTGCGATCGGGCCCGTCCATTCTCTTTTGGTGGCGGTCGCGGCAAGGATCGTCTTCATGGTGGTCGAAGCCGGTTTGGCGGCGGCATGTTGGATTTGGCTGAAGTCGCATCCCGCAGAATGA